The genomic stretch TCGTGAGGAACGGCAGGAGGGCCACCTGAACCAGGCCGAACGCGACGTTGGTCGCGTCGGTCCGCTTGAGCGCCGCGGCGGTCTCGGGGTCGAACGTGTACCGGTACGAGCGCCACGCCGCGACCACGGCGGCCCACCACGACGTCCCGATGCGGTAGCACAGGTCCCAGAGGACGAGTAGCATCAGGTAGACCACGATCACCGGCGGTTCCGGGCCGAACAGGGTGGTCAGGAGCGTCTCACCGGGCGACCGGGGTGCGAAGACGAACAGGTGGGTGACGAGTGCGACGAACGCCAGCACGCCCAGCACCACCTCGATACCCGACGAGAACAGGAATCGGTGGTACGAGGTCGGGAGGTCCAGTCGGCGGGTCGCGGCGCTGAACCGGAGCATGAGGACGCTCCCGACGGCCGCGACGCCGATGGCGGCCGTCCCCGCCGGGACGACGGCCCAGAGGCCGTACGCCCACGCGAGGACGAACAGGCTCGCCTGGAAGATGGCGATCTGGAGGGCGACGGCGGCCGTCCCCGACAGCGACGCCCCCGGTAGCGCGCCGACGATGCTCTCGTACACCCACGTCTCGCCGTACTGTGGGCCCTCGTCCGTCGTGGCCGTCATGGAGAGACGGGTGTCACTGTACTTCCGTCCCCGGCTCGACCGTCGTTCCGTTCTCGACGGGTTCGTGAACCTCGACCGTCACCGTCTCCTCGGGTTCGGGTTCCCGGCCGAGCGCGCGGGCGACGGCCACGTCGAACGGCGTGAGGTCGACGTCGACCAGGTCGCGGATGCGCGTCTCGGTCACCACGACGGGGTTCTTCAGCCCCTCGATGAGCGGCCGGGCGACGGAGCGGGGCACGTCGGTGACGAGGTCGAGCCAGTACGCCGAGAGCCGCGGCGTCAACACCGGTACCGAGAGGATGTGCGGCTCCTGTCCCAGCTGTCGCCCGGTCCGGCGCATTATCTCGCGGTAGGTGAGGACCTCCGGCCCCCCGACCTCGTACGTCTCGCCCGCCGTCTCCGCGACGTCGAGCACGCCCACGAGGTAGGCGACGACGTCGTCGACGGCGACCGGCTGACAGGGCGTCTCCACCCATCGCGGCGTCACCATCACCGGCAGACGCGAGGAGAGCTGACGGATGAGCTCGAAGCTCGTGCTCCCCTCGCCGACGATGATGGCGGCTCGGAGCGTCGTCAGTGCCGCGTCGCTCTCGCCCAGGATCCGTTCGATCTCCCGTCGCGACCGGAGGTGCGGCGACAACTGGTCGCGGTCGCCGCCCAGTCCGCCGAGATAGACGACGCGCCCGACGCCGCCCTCGGAGAGCCCCCGGACGAACGTCCGCGCTGCCGTCCGGTCTCGTGCCTCGAAGTCGCCGCCGGTCCCCATCGAGTGGACGAGGTAGTACGCCGCGTCGACCTCGAGTGCCTCGAGGAGGGCTCCCAGCGGCTGTCGTTCTGCCGCCGCGGGACTGGTCGACACCCCTTCGTCGACGAGGTGGAACGACCCTGGCTCCAGCAGGTCGCCCTCGACGACCTGGACCCCCGGTGGGCCGCGATACCGCGTCGCGTCACGAGTCAGAACGACGACCTCGTGACCCACCTCGAGGAGCGCCGGGACGAGCCGGCTCCCCACGAACCCGCTCGCACCCGTCACGAACACCTTCATACAATTCTCGATGAGCCGAAACGAATTAACCCTTGTCGCCGTTGTCCCGATTCCACCCCGGGGTCGACGGCGCGCCGAACCGCTCGTCGACGCGCGTCGCGGCCTCGACGGCGCTGTCGCCGCACGCCCCCGCCATCGATTCCCAGGCCGCGATTGCGTTGCTCGCCCACGAGGACGCCGCGACGACCTGGTCACGGACCGATTCGAGTCGCGTCTCGTCCACGGCGAGCGACCCCGGTGCCGACGCGACGGCACCCGCGACGAACTCCGCGCGGTCCGCGCGCCGAAGCCGCCCGCGCACGAGTCTGTCGACGGTCTCGTGCAGGCGCTCGGGTGCGGGGTGGACGAACACCTTCGTCCCGATGGCCTGCGGGCCGAGCGCCAGGTTCCCGGTGGGCGGGTCGCCCCGGTCCTGCAGTCGCGTCCCGCCGTGTCCGTCCTCGACGCGCTCGCACTCCGTCTCCTGGTCGAGGACGAGGTTGTGACCGGGGTAGTCCGCACAGTCGCCGGGGTAGCGGTCGTCCCCGTGGATACGACACTGCAGCGTCTCGGGGTCGAGGAAGACACAGGTGCGGAGCCACCGCCGCTCGCCCCCGAACGGCGCGACCGGCTTCGGCGGTTTCCGCAGGCCGACGAAGAAGACCGGCTTGCCGTCGACCGCGGCCACCTCGTGTCCGCCGAGACGTCGCTTTCCGTCTCCTGCTCCCGGTTCGAACAGTCGCGGGGTGAGGACGTCGCCCTCTCCCGCCTCGACGAACCGCTTGACCTCGTCGCGGGCGAGCGGGACGAGGTTGTAGCTGTCGTCCAGCGGGACACGCTCACCGCGCCGTTCGTGGTCCAGTGCCGCCGGCGAGAGGGGCCGCCAGTCGAGACAACAGCCCGCACAGCCGGCACAGTTCACCTCCATGCCTGTGCTAGTTGTTGTCACGAAACATAGCTGCTGTCCCCCCAGCGCGCTTATCCGCCCGCTCCCCGTAGGACCGCCGATGGGCTCTCAACGGTGTGACGGCTGCGGCTCGAAGGTCCGTATCGCCGGCGGTATCGGCGACTTCTGGACGTTCTCCAGCGAATCCTCGGGGGGTATCGACCTCGAACTCGCCGACGGGACCGACCACTTCCTCTGTTTCGACTGCGTCGAGCGCCTGCCCGACGACCACGACGTCACGAGCGCGGACGTCGCCGCTCTCGCCGAGTCCGACGAGCGCTAGATTTACCCGCCGGAGCCACGACGCTCCGGTGTGGACGCCTCCCGTATCGTCGACGAGTTCCCCGCCCCTTCCTTCAGAGGCGCCCAGGAGCAGGCCCTCCGCGACATCCGCGACGCGTTCGCCGCCGGCAACGACGTCGTCCTCGTCCGCGCCCCGACCGGCAGCGGCAAGTCCCTCCTCGCCCGCGCCATCTGCGGCGCCGCGGCGACGGTCGAAGAGTCCCGACCCAGAGACGCGACCGACGCGTACTACACCACGCCGCAGGTCTCCCAGCTCGACGACGTCGCGGGCGACGCCCTGCTCGACGACTTCCAGGTCATCCGCGGCAAGCGAAACTACACCTGTCTCATCGACGGCGAGGAGGACACCCCCGTCAACCAGGCCCCCTGCGCCCGCCAGCGCGGCTTCGACTGCTCGGTCAAACACCGCTGTCCGTACTACTCCGCGCGGGCCATCGCCTCCAACCGGCGCATCGCGGCGATGACGCTCGCGTACTTCATGCAGACCGCCGGCTCCGACGTCTTCCGGAAACGGGACGTGGTCGTCATCGACGAGGCGCACGGTCTCGCGGAGTGGGCCGAGATGTACGCGACCATCGACCTGAGCCCGCGGACGGTCCCGGTCTGGGACGACCTCCGCGTCCCCGGTGTCGAGGAGGTGTCGGACCCGCTCGAACGAACGGTCCGATTCGCCGACGCCCTCGTCGGCGTCTGTACGAACGCGAAGGACGACCTCCTGGCGAAGCAGGAACTCTCGCCCGACGAGGCGGCCCGTCGCGACCGCCTCCAGGAGCTCATCTCGGAGCTGAAGTGGTTCGTCGACGACGCCCGGGACCCCCAGTCACCGACGACGTGGGTCGTCGACCAGCCCGGCGGTGCGGACTCGTCGATCTCCATCAAGCCGCTCGACCCCGCGCGCTATCTGAAACACACCGTCTGGGACCGCGGCAACTCCTTTGCCCTGCTCTCGGCTACCATCCTGAACAAGGAGGCGTTCTGTCGAGGTGTCGGGCTGAACCCCGACCGCGTCGCGCTCGTCGACGTCCCGCACACCTTTCCGCTCGAACACCGCTCCCTGTACGACGTCACGCAGGGCAAGATGACGTACGAACACCGCGACGAGACCATCCCGAAGATCGCGCGCTTGCTCGTCCGTCTGATGGCCGCACACCCCGACGAGAAGGGACTGGTCCACTGTCACTCGTACCGCATCCAAGAGCGCCTCCACGAGCGCCTCGCGGGGATGGGTGTCGCCGCTCGCGTCCGCGGCCACGGCCGAGACGACCGCAACGACGCGCTGGAGGCGTGGAAGGCGAGTTCGAAGCCGACGCTGTTCCTCTCGGTGAAGATGGAAGAGGCGCTGGACCTCAACGGCGACCTGTGTCGCTGGCAGGTGCTCTGTAAGGCACCGTACCTCAACACGAGCGACTCACGCGTGGCCCGCCGCCTCGAAGACGGCCAGTGGGCGTGGTACCACCGCGCCGCGCTTCGGACCGTCATCCAGGCGTGCGGGCGCGTCGTCCGCGCGCCCGACGATTACGGCGCGACCTACCTCGCCGATTCGAGCCTGCTTGACCTGTTCGACCGCGCGCGGAGCGACCTCCCGCCTTGGTTCCGCGAACAGGTCGACGCGATACAGTCGCCCGCCCTCTCCGGCTTCGACCCGGCGGCCGCCCTCGCCGGCATCGACGCGACCCCGACGCCGACCCGCGTCGACCGGTCGTCGCCGACGCCGCCGTCGTCGACCCGCTCGTCCTCGTCAGGGGCGTCTTCGACCTCCACCTCTCCCTCCTCGTCCGGTTCGTCGGCTTCGTCCGACTCGTCCGCGTCCTCGACCGACCGCGGTCGTCGCCACCCACTCTCCGACGTCTGGGGGGAGTGACGCCGTGGGGTGGCATCGGCGCTATCGTGTGATTTCGTCACGGTGACCCACGTTACGCCGTACCGAACGGTCTCCAGAATGGGACGAATCCCCAGCGTTGGTCGGACGGAGTCGACGCAACTAACACGATTGTTAATTACTTTAACTGAACGTCCAACTAAAACGCGAAAAAATTAGTTGTTTGAAGGTGTTAGAACGGCAATAACCGTTGGTCTGGGACGGTATCTCACGGTATACTTAACAACCAGGCACCTGTAGGGGTGGTCGTACGACGATGAATCCGCACGCCCTCAACACGGCGCTCACACTGTATCGCAGCAGAACGCTCTCCCTGTCGCAGGCCGCCCACCGGGCCGGCTGCTCGGAGCGCGAGATGGTGCGGGCGCTCGGAAGGCACGGAATCGTCGTTCGTGAGCGGTTCACCTCACACACCTCGCTGAACAACCCCTCTGCCAGCGCCGACTAGTCACTCCTCTTCAGCAGTCGTCCCGCTCCCGTCGTTCTCTTCGGTTCTCCCCTCGCCCCCGCGCCGTTTCAGGACTCTTCGTTCCCCGCCTCGGGCAGGATGTGAAGCCCCGACCGACTCTTGAGCACCGGCACCGTCTCGGCTGCCGGGTCGAAGTACGCCGGCCGAGAGACCGTCTTGGCCTCGTACGTCTCCGGGTCGAGCACCTGCACCGCGTGGTCGTCCTCGACGGTCACGACGGTGGTCTCCTGGGCGTCCTCGCGCGAGCCGAGGCGACGCGCGTCGGGGGCGATACCCTCCTCGAACGCCGCCTCGTACCCGTCGCCCGTCGCCAGCCGGACGCCTTTCAGCCGACGTCGTGCGCTCCGGACGAGCACCGGCCCGTCGCCGTCCTCGGGGTCGATGACGGTACCGGGGGGATAGGGTGGGAGCCGCACCGCGAACGTCACCCGGTAGACCTCGTTGCCGTCGCCGTCTTCGGTCACGAGGGTCGGGTACTCCTCGACGCTCCCGCCGAGTTCGCGCGTGATACGCCGGGCGATGCCGCCGCCCATCTGGTTCGTCGATATCTTGAGGTCGACGCCGTCGTCCGTCTCTTTCACCTCCGAGATGAACGCGTTTCTGTCCCCCGTGGCCTCCCGTTCGGCGATGTACGCCTCGGCGATTTCGACCGCCCGGGCCTCCTCCTCGCTCGTCGGTGTCCGGTCGTCCGCGCGGACTTGTACCTCGGCGGCGTAGTAGCCGCCGGCGATGCGCCCACACCGGTTGCACGTCCCCCGCGCGATGAGCACGGGCACCGTGACCTCCTCTTCGACGTAGGTTCCGCGGACGACGCCGGAGAACCGACAGTGCATCCGGATGGTGTTCTGGTCGACCTGTTCGGGGTCGATGCCCCACTGGACGTCCGTCGCGTTCAGGTGGACCCCGAGCGCGCCCCCGACTTCGTCGATGGCGACGTCGGTGTAGTCGTCCGCGCCGACGTCGACCCAGCGGTTCCCCCGGTGGACCGCGCCGCACTGCGAACACACCTGCACCTCGATGCGGTCGGGCGCGTCGACGAGGTCGAAGTCGGCGAAGTAACAGGCGTTACAGAGGACCGCGTCCTGCTCGCGCGGCTGGCCCGGCAGGGGTTCCTCGCGTTCGGGAACCGGGTCGCCACACCGCGGACAGAACTCGCGCGACGCCGCGTCAGTCATAGGGGACTCTACTCCGTCGGCGTGGTTAAGCCCCGCGAACTTCACGCCCGGTCTTCGCTCGCCCCTCCGAGGTCCAGATACGCGCGCGCCTCGGCGTCGCGCAGTTGCCGGAAGTCCCGGTAGCACTGGCCGACGGAACCGAACTCCTCGGGCATCTCGACGGCGACCACCTCGGCCCCCTCGTCGCTGACGCGCGCGACGGACTCGGGGGCGGCGACCGGCACCGCCAGCACCACCGCGTCGGCACCGGCGGCCCGTACCTGTCGAACGCACGCCAGCGCCGTCGCTCCCGTCGCGAGGCCGTCGTCGACGACGACCACGCGCTCGCCGTCCAGCCGGGGAAGCGACTCGCCCCGGCGGTACTCGCGGACCTTCTGGGACGCGACAGCCTGTGCGCGCGCCTGTTCCTCGTGCAGGTAGGCGTCGTCGACGCCGAGTCGGGAGACGAGCCTGTCGTTCGTCCAGACGCTCCCGTCGTCCGTGACCGCCCCGACGGCGAGTTCGGGGTTGCCCGGCGCGCCGAGCTTCACCGCGACGATGACGTCAAGTGGGACCCCGAGTCGGTCCGCGACGACCCGACCGACCGGCAATCCGCCACGGGGAATGGCCAGCACGAGGTCGGCGTCGACGCCGCGCTCTGTGAGTCGCGTGGCGAGTCGTTCGCCCGCGTCGGTCCTGTCAGTGAACATGTACGCTCTACACGCAGGACGGACAAAACGTCTCGGCCGAGCCTGAGTCACTCCGCCAGCAACGACGGCGTCTCGACCGCCTCGTCCTCGCTCTCGCGCCACGTGTGTTCCGGCGTCCAGCCGAACAGTTCCTCGGCCTTCGCCGTCGACAGCGCGGAGGCCTCACCGGACAGTGCACACTCGTCGGGAACGGCACCGAAGAACGCCTCGACGGCGTCGACCGTGGGCCGACCGAGGTAGTTGTCGGCGGCCGCGGCGTGGACGGCTTCGTGTCCCTCGGGAGGGGACTCGAGCGCGCGCTCGACCAGCGAGACGACGTCGCGGACGTCGACGTACGACCAGAAGTTGCCCGCGCCGCCCGCGAGACCCTCCGCCGCGACGGTCCGACAGCTGTACTCGCCGGGGTACTGGATCCACGACGGGCGGACGGAGGTGACGGGCGTTCCGTACCGGCGGGCGACCATCTTCGCGACTTCCTCTCCGGCGACCTTCGAGGTCCCGTAGGGGTCTTCGGGTCGCATCGGGTGCGACTCGGTGATGGGCAGTTCGTCGGGGAGCGTCTTCTCGCGGGCGAACGCCCAGCCGTACGTCGACTCCGAGGAGGCCCAGACGGTCCGCGCGCCCGCCCGTCCAGCGCCGACGAGGACGTTGTACGCCGCCAGCAGGTTCGTCTCGAACACCCTCCCTCCGGGGTGTCGCGTCGGTGCCGGGATGGCCGCCCAGTGGACGACGGCGTCTGGCTCGATGTCCGACAGGAGGTCGAGCGCCTCTCCTCGCTCGGTGAGGTCCGCCGCGCGGAAGTCGACGTGTGGACGTTCTGCCACCTCGAAGCCGGGCTGGTCGTAGTCGACGCAGACGACGTCGTAGTCACCAGCGAGTCCGTCGACGAGCCACCTCCCGGAGCGGCCGCGTCCACCCGTGACGAGTAGGGTCTCCATACGCTCCGCTCGACGGCAGAGTTCAATAAAGAAACCGGACCACGTGCCGTCGTCGGCACCCGTCCCCGCGTCAGTACGGGGTGAAGCCGTGTACCTCTCGTGCGTGTGCGAGGAGTTCCTCCGTCGTGTCGAAGGACTTCCCGCAGCTGCACGTGTGGTACGCCGATTGGGGTGTTTGACCAACGGCCATACAACTGTATCCAGAGCGCATCCATAATAATCTTTCGTCGGTTGTGTGTCGATGCGTCACATTGGCGCGAATCGTTACGCGTTCGTCACGGCTTTTACTCGGTTCGTACTCGTTTGTTACGCTCTGTCGCAGTACAGTAGCTGTCACGGTTTCGCCCTGCCACCGCGTCACCCGGCAGGGTTTATGCCGTCGAGCCAGTAGACACGCTCATGCAGTGGAAACCAGATTGGGGGCTCCGCGGTCGCATGGCCCTCACCATGTTCCTGCTGTTCGCCCTCTACATCGTCTTCGTCGGCGTGTTGAGTCTGTACTTCGGACGGCTCCTCCCCGTCGTCGTAATCATGGGGGGTTTCCTGTTCGTGCAGTTCTTCTTCAGCGACAAACTCGCCCTGTACAGCATGGGTGCGCACGTCGTCGAGGAGGACGAGGCGGACGCGGAGATGCGGAAGGTCCACCGGATGATCTCTCGGCTCTCCCAGCAGGCCGACCTCCCCAAACCGAAGGTCGCTGTCGCGGAGACGTCGATTCCGAACGCGTTCGCCGCCGGTCGCTCCCGGAAGAGTTCCACCGTCTGTGTCACCCGGGGCATCCTCCGGTCGCTCGACGACGACGAACTCGAAGGCGTCCTCGCGCACGAACTCGCACACATCAAGAACCGCGACGTGATGGTGATGACCATCGCGTCGTTCCTCTCGACGCTCGCGTTCCTCATCGTCCGCTGGGGCTGGTTCCTCGGCGGCAACAGAGAACGGGGCGGCGCCCCGGTCATCGTCGCCATCCTCGTCTCGCTGGTGGTGTGGATCGTCTCGTTCCTCCTCATCCGCGCCCTGTCGCGATACCGTGAGTTCGCCGCCGACCGTGGTGGAGCAGTCATCACCGGCAAACCCTCGGCGCTCGCCTCCGCGCTCCTCACCATCGAGGGGCGGATGGACCGCGTGCCGAAGCAGGACCTCCGCGAGCAGTCGGAGATGAACGCCTTCTTCGTCATCCCTATCAAGGGCGACTTCATCGGGAAAGTGTTCTCGACGCACCCCGCCACCGACCGACGAGTCGAGCGCCTCCGCGAACTCGAGCGGGAGATGGAATCGGCATAGATGGGCCTGTTCGACTCCCTCCGCTCGGTGCTCGGCATGAGCGCCGAGGCGGACGCGACCCGCGCCGCCGACCCCGAGGACCTCTTCGGGATGTCGACGGCCTACCTCACGATGGCGGCCGACCTCGACTTCCCCTCCGCGGGCGAGGCGGCGCTCTGTTTCTCGAACGTCGACTCGACCGACTTCGCCTCCACTGTGGAGGAGGTCGAGGCCATCCTCG from Salinigranum halophilum encodes the following:
- a CDS encoding DUF7530 family protein, coding for MTATTDEGPQYGETWVYESIVGALPGASLSGTAAVALQIAIFQASLFVLAWAYGLWAVVPAGTAAIGVAAVGSVLMLRFSAATRRLDLPTSYHRFLFSSGIEVVLGVLAFVALVTHLFVFAPRSPGETLLTTLFGPEPPVIVVYLMLLVLWDLCYRIGTSWWAAVVAAWRSYRYTFDPETAAALKRTDATNVAFGLVQVALLPFLTSEPVLFAAVAGHVVAVTSVSTVALVTVRTETG
- a CDS encoding NAD(P)H-binding protein, with protein sequence MKVFVTGASGFVGSRLVPALLEVGHEVVVLTRDATRYRGPPGVQVVEGDLLEPGSFHLVDEGVSTSPAAAERQPLGALLEALEVDAAYYLVHSMGTGGDFEARDRTAARTFVRGLSEGGVGRVVYLGGLGGDRDQLSPHLRSRREIERILGESDAALTTLRAAIIVGEGSTSFELIRQLSSRLPVMVTPRWVETPCQPVAVDDVVAYLVGVLDVAETAGETYEVGGPEVLTYREIMRRTGRQLGQEPHILSVPVLTPRLSAYWLDLVTDVPRSVARPLIEGLKNPVVVTETRIRDLVDVDLTPFDVAVARALGREPEPEETVTVEVHEPVENGTTVEPGTEVQ
- a CDS encoding YkgJ family cysteine cluster protein, translating into MEVNCAGCAGCCLDWRPLSPAALDHERRGERVPLDDSYNLVPLARDEVKRFVEAGEGDVLTPRLFEPGAGDGKRRLGGHEVAAVDGKPVFFVGLRKPPKPVAPFGGERRWLRTCVFLDPETLQCRIHGDDRYPGDCADYPGHNLVLDQETECERVEDGHGGTRLQDRGDPPTGNLALGPQAIGTKVFVHPAPERLHETVDRLVRGRLRRADRAEFVAGAVASAPGSLAVDETRLESVRDQVVAASSWASNAIAAWESMAGACGDSAVEAATRVDERFGAPSTPGWNRDNGDKG
- a CDS encoding DUF7561 family protein; its protein translation is MGSQRCDGCGSKVRIAGGIGDFWTFSSESSGGIDLELADGTDHFLCFDCVERLPDDHDVTSADVAALAESDER
- a CDS encoding helicase C-terminal domain-containing protein, translated to MDASRIVDEFPAPSFRGAQEQALRDIRDAFAAGNDVVLVRAPTGSGKSLLARAICGAAATVEESRPRDATDAYYTTPQVSQLDDVAGDALLDDFQVIRGKRNYTCLIDGEEDTPVNQAPCARQRGFDCSVKHRCPYYSARAIASNRRIAAMTLAYFMQTAGSDVFRKRDVVVIDEAHGLAEWAEMYATIDLSPRTVPVWDDLRVPGVEEVSDPLERTVRFADALVGVCTNAKDDLLAKQELSPDEAARRDRLQELISELKWFVDDARDPQSPTTWVVDQPGGADSSISIKPLDPARYLKHTVWDRGNSFALLSATILNKEAFCRGVGLNPDRVALVDVPHTFPLEHRSLYDVTQGKMTYEHRDETIPKIARLLVRLMAAHPDEKGLVHCHSYRIQERLHERLAGMGVAARVRGHGRDDRNDALEAWKASSKPTLFLSVKMEEALDLNGDLCRWQVLCKAPYLNTSDSRVARRLEDGQWAWYHRAALRTVIQACGRVVRAPDDYGATYLADSSLLDLFDRARSDLPPWFREQVDAIQSPALSGFDPAAALAGIDATPTPTRVDRSSPTPPSSTRSSSSGASSTSTSPSSSGSSASSDSSASSTDRGRRHPLSDVWGE
- a CDS encoding UPF0175 family protein → MNPHALNTALTLYRSRTLSLSQAAHRAGCSEREMVRALGRHGIVVRERFTSHTSLNNPSASAD
- a CDS encoding 60S ribosomal export protein NMD3 yields the protein MTDAASREFCPRCGDPVPEREEPLPGQPREQDAVLCNACYFADFDLVDAPDRIEVQVCSQCGAVHRGNRWVDVGADDYTDVAIDEVGGALGVHLNATDVQWGIDPEQVDQNTIRMHCRFSGVVRGTYVEEEVTVPVLIARGTCNRCGRIAGGYYAAEVQVRADDRTPTSEEEARAVEIAEAYIAEREATGDRNAFISEVKETDDGVDLKISTNQMGGGIARRITRELGGSVEEYPTLVTEDGDGNEVYRVTFAVRLPPYPPGTVIDPEDGDGPVLVRSARRRLKGVRLATGDGYEAAFEEGIAPDARRLGSREDAQETTVVTVEDDHAVQVLDPETYEAKTVSRPAYFDPAAETVPVLKSRSGLHILPEAGNEES
- a CDS encoding phosphoribosyltransferase, translated to MFTDRTDAGERLATRLTERGVDADLVLAIPRGGLPVGRVVADRLGVPLDVIVAVKLGAPGNPELAVGAVTDDGSVWTNDRLVSRLGVDDAYLHEEQARAQAVASQKVREYRRGESLPRLDGERVVVVDDGLATGATALACVRQVRAAGADAVVLAVPVAAPESVARVSDEGAEVVAVEMPEEFGSVGQCYRDFRQLRDAEARAYLDLGGASEDRA
- a CDS encoding NAD-dependent epimerase/dehydratase family protein, whose translation is METLLVTGGRGRSGRWLVDGLAGDYDVVCVDYDQPGFEVAERPHVDFRAADLTERGEALDLLSDIEPDAVVHWAAIPAPTRHPGGRVFETNLLAAYNVLVGAGRAGARTVWASSESTYGWAFAREKTLPDELPITESHPMRPEDPYGTSKVAGEEVAKMVARRYGTPVTSVRPSWIQYPGEYSCRTVAAEGLAGGAGNFWSYVDVRDVVSLVERALESPPEGHEAVHAAAADNYLGRPTVDAVEAFFGAVPDECALSGEASALSTAKAEELFGWTPEHTWRESEDEAVETPSLLAE
- the htpX gene encoding zinc metalloprotease HtpX, translating into MQWKPDWGLRGRMALTMFLLFALYIVFVGVLSLYFGRLLPVVVIMGGFLFVQFFFSDKLALYSMGAHVVEEDEADAEMRKVHRMISRLSQQADLPKPKVAVAETSIPNAFAAGRSRKSSTVCVTRGILRSLDDDELEGVLAHELAHIKNRDVMVMTIASFLSTLAFLIVRWGWFLGGNRERGGAPVIVAILVSLVVWIVSFLLIRALSRYREFAADRGGAVITGKPSALASALLTIEGRMDRVPKQDLREQSEMNAFFVIPIKGDFIGKVFSTHPATDRRVERLRELEREMESA